One Vigna unguiculata cultivar IT97K-499-35 chromosome 7, ASM411807v1, whole genome shotgun sequence genomic region harbors:
- the LOC114190697 gene encoding VQ motif-containing protein 8, chloroplastic gives MRPGAELYCFHEQPRKVINGPRPSPLMINKDSHMIRKPSRCVDAETTLQRPQRIKPIIIYTQSPKVIHTKAKDFMALVQRLTGRSSPKHNVSTASLPQDTSENLGSYLSDASNNNSNETSSTLRRGAENLIENGAIVPCSPSHLDFSDMPLFTPNPSDLFCSSRSFKYSDSPYGVLGSLISPSALEFMKELSEY, from the coding sequence ATGAGGCCTGGTGCGGAGTTGTATTGCTTTCACGAGCAGCCAAGGAAGGTGATCAACGGTCCTCGTCCTTCTCCTTTGATGATCAACAAAGATTCCCACATGATACGAAAGCCTTCAAGGTGTGTTGATGCAGAAACCACACTCCAGAGGCCACAGAGGATTAAACCCATCATCATTTACACTCAATCACCCAAGGTTATCCACACCAAGGCCAAAGATTTCATGGCTCTTGTTCAGAGACTCACGGGTAGGTCAAGCCCCAAACACAACGTCTCCACTGCCTCACTGCCTCAAGACACCTCTGAGAATCTCGGATCATATTTGTCTGATGCTTCCAACAACAACAGTAATGAAACAAGTTCAACTCTTAGGAGGGGTGCTGAGAATTTGATAGAGAACGGTGCAATTGTTCCATGTAGTCCTTCTCATCTCGATTTTTCTGATATGCCACTTTTCACTCCAAATCCCTCGGATCTCTTTTGCTCATCTCGATCATTTAAATATTCTGATTCCCCATATGGGGTTTTGGGAAGTTTGATATCCCCTTCCGCTTTGGAATTCATGAAAGAACTGTCTGAATATTGA